From the Salarias fasciatus chromosome 5, fSalaFa1.1, whole genome shotgun sequence genome, the window TGCTGAAATTTTAAAATCTGTAACTCGATATTTGTTTCTATCAGTAATAAAGAAATCACATCTGACTTTAAGGCTGTTTCATTTTAGCAAATAATAGAAACAGATGAACAcaaattgaaaaacatttttttatttgtcaatTACAGCAATGTTTTACTTGAGGTCATTTGGGATTTTTGTCTTTGTTCATCCTTAAATACATAATCTTGATGCtgaaaaggcaaaaaagaaaaaaaaatcatgaagatTCGTCATGGAAATATAAATTAATTTCAAATCATATTGTTCAAATTAACTTTCCCGTCACATGCTGCGAAGCACTGCCCGTGTGTTAGCGGGGAGAGAGTCGGGTGGGCGCAGGAGGGGACTAATaactaaaaataacaacaaatgaGCTTTTTATTGATGGTGACATTTTAGTCATGTGCAGCAGAAATGGGCAACAGGACGCCGACAGGAGAGagagcatttcagaaaatgacaATTTAACCACGTTTCCACCTTAAATATGATAAAACCAGAACAAATTCAATTGAATTATTTTGCAGCTGTTATTCAAGTTAAAATAACTCCAATTTCCATCTATTGTTGAACAGAATTTCATTCTCCGATAAGAGGATGATTTCTGAGGCTTCCACCCTGAATCGAAGTTGCCCATCGCTGATGTACAGTTTAAAAAGTATTGTGGTTATTTTACTGCAGCATGGctttcaggttaaaaaaaaaaagaaaagacacaaaacagctctgCACAACGAAAAATAGACAACACTGCTGTGTCTTCCAGTATTTGTGATGCCTTTTGTCACATGCGAGTCGAATCGTGTGTCCTTTTCATTGCTAAACGGAAACCATCGCTTTACAGATTGGTTCTGTTGTTGGAGAAATCAGCTGGACTCGCTCCACACGACCCGCGTCTGCAAAGTGCACCAGACCTGAATACATTCCATGATTCACTGTGTGAATAGGCCAATCTCTCCGATCCAGCTTGAAAATttggcagcttttttttttttttgttttaaagtgctgtgGGAACACTGGGCTGTATTTCGAACGGCATTAAAAATACGTCTTCCGAGACGGATATCATTGGAAAAAGGAGACTACAACGTCattcccatctttttttttgtttttgttttgttttttttgtacaacTGGAATTACCTGCAAACACCAGATAATCAAAAGAGAAGAGAGCAAGTGTAAAAACATGAGACATACTTGAGATTTCGACCTAAGGAAtacctgtcaggctgcacaTCCAACCAGAACCAGACACATACTTACCACACGCATATACAGTGTTCCTGAGGACCAATTTGTAGCAGTAACCTACTGCTATTCTCATTTTTGTTTCCCAAACAAAAATATGCCAATAAGATATATTCTACAATACAAtggctacaaaaaaaaaaacaaaacaaaaaaaaacaagattgaACTCAAACATACATATTTTGCAAATTATGTAAAAACTGAAGTGGGCGCCCATTGGGAGACACACGGGAACGGACAATCTAGTTTTTACTCTATTCAGCACATGCATTAAGAGACTCATGAAATCTAAACAACCAAATggggagaaacaaaaaaaaaaaaaaaaaaaaaaaaaccccaaaggaACAGAAGCCGTTAACGAGATTTCCCGAACCCCTAACTGATACGTGATTGCCCTTTGCAATATATCAGCTGTCCAGAATAACAGAGCCCTAGTCTTACTGTTTTGGGTCAAGTAATGACACGTGTTGTAATATATTAACTCATTGTCATTTACagattccttttctttttttgcacgGCTggctgaaacaaaaagaaaaaagaaaaaaaaaacaaactccaggCTCAGTTCAGTTTTTGAGATCGATGGAAGATAAAGAGAGTTCCCTCCTTAAATCCAGCAAAGGCAGCAGAGAAAAAGCAGACTTGACTCGTGTTGAGCGAATAAAAACCAGCACAAGGCTCATcctcagttttctttttaatgagtCCAGTGCGTTTCCTGCCGGGTGAAAACCGTATTCCCAGGAAGAGCTCACTTCGTCACCACCTcctgaaacacaccacacaaaagaaaactaaTGACTGAACTCCATCACCGAAGCGATCACAGATATATGTAAAAGAAATGTAGTGAGgagaaacaacttttttttttttttttaatgggattatACCAGTCTAATGTCATATTTGGCTTCTGGCTCTAGAAACTTTGAGAACTTGTAACTGAACcagtgttttgtgaaatgtttCGACAGATGAAAAGGTTTCCAAtcacacaaaaagtgaattcAGAAGTGTGAGCGtccacacaaaaacactaaaaacagacaaagacaTGAAGCATGTGGCatgtgaagaaaaaagtcaCTTCTGTGGATGAATTATATTCTGATTGGGGTCACATTGAAAAGTACCGCAAAAAACAAAGACCGCTGCTTGTGGGAAATGCAGATGCACGTcctgaaaacaaaccaacaaaacaaaaaccaggaTCCAGGCGAAGGCAGCATAACTTAGTGCTGGAATGAGCAGCGGTTTTACACATCATGTCATTATCCTCAATACTGAAGATTAACGCATGTCttcaaataaatccaaaataaCTCCACTATTACCAAGTCTGTGTGCATCATCTGAAGAGACAAAGAATGTAATCCCAGTGTCGGACTTTGGGTTTTCAGTTCAACTGTCCACCATATTTACAGGACATGGACATTTTCACACACGTGTTAATTGTTGTCATATCAACATTTGCTGAAAGGACATTTGGAGAGTTGTTTTGGTATCATGAGAAGCTTTTAGAGAAATCCAAATAAACGGTCGGAGGCAGTTTGGTAAAAACATAGGGGCTCATTTTGAAATGCAGAAGTGAAACATGTTATCCTTACTAAAGCCAAAACTGGCATTTCTGTTACTGTGACGATGTGCAAATCCAGTTCGTGAAGCCGAGTCTGTATCATAAATCAATACCATGCAGCTTTGATGTGATTTATAGCCAAGGACAACTTGCAATGTCCTCACTGATACCTCTTCTAGAGCAGCACTGTTTAATAATCATGTTGGATTTTATgggtcctgcttcctgtgtcaTCAAGACAGTTGTTTACGTACCTGAGCCTGCAGCAGAGTTAAAGTTTTAGAGGGCTTAATTATCAATATTGACAGTTCTtggtgatgattttttttttttttttatccttttaaaAACTTCCCATTTCAAGTTATTTAAATTCAGTGTTGGGACATTGAAagacagtgttacagtgaatcTGAGGTTTTATCTTGTACACTTTAAAACAGCGTGTccactcctggtcctggagggccggcATCCTGCATGCTTTAGGTCTTTCACAGGTGAAAGGCAACCGATTGCCACGAAAAGCTCACTGGTCTTTTTTACAGGCCTAATGATGGCACTGTGATCATACTGAGGTGCGGAAGTGGGGAAACGTCTAAAACGTGCAGGACGGCGGCCCTCGAGGGCCAGGACTGGACACGCGAGTTGCCAAATTCAAAGTGGAAACAAACAACCTACAAAAAGGCTCATTGACAGATACACCACAaagacagcaggacagaaagGCAAGAAAACACTCACCTTGATGTCTTTTGACACTTGAACAGGTGGTTCCTCAGTCTTCACCTCAGCAGGAGACACCGTGCTGGCCATCTGTAAACTCCTGGTGACCGGACCACCCACTCGCTCCCTTGTCCGAAGGGAGAAccgctcctctctcttctgttgctgtggtggtggaggaggaggaggtggtggtggtggtgatttGGCCTCTGCTAATCTCTTGGGTACCGCCTCTTTCCCCATCCGCTGCATCCTCATGGCTGGCCGCGGGGCAGCGTCGCTGGGAGTGTCCTGGGCCGACGGGGTGGGAGGTAGAGACTGAACTTGGCCCTTCTTGGCTTTTTTGCGAGCAGAGGCCGATGCTGGGAAGGACGCGGGCCTCTTCAGGCGACCTGCTGTGGTTTTGCCTTTGCCGGCCGGTACGGATTCAGAGTCTGCTGCTCCAGAACTGCGAGCTCTGGTTTTCCCCAGAGGTTTAGTCTCTGACTCTGCCTGCATTTCTCCATCTGAAGCCTTCTTCCTCAGACTCATGTTTTTATCTGAgccctctttcttctcctctgtttgaCCCTTTTTGCCCTTCTTGACGACGGGCTTCATGGGACAGCTGACAAGCATATGTTTATTCAGACTAGCGTTGTAAGTAAACTCGCGGCTGCAGTGAGGGCAGACGTTAGAGGGCACCGCCTCTTCAACTTTGACAGTGGCCTTTCTGACAGAAttggttgctttgtttttctgtgaaatagccttctggaccagctggttcttcttcttACTGAGAGCACTCATTTTTGTTTTACCGGGGTCCTGGTTGAAGTTGAGTCTCTTTGGCTGACCCATTCTACGGAAAGCACTCTGtccagctgccgccgccgctgtgggCGACACCACTCCATTCGGACTCTTGACTATTTGCTTGAGGGGAATGGGGTTTTTCTTGGGAGTGTAACGCTTCTTGTCGCTGGCACTGGCACAGGCCAATATGTGCTGGTGCAGTTCAGGCATGTTGTCAAAGCTGTTGCCGCACTTGGTGCAGCGGATGGCAGTGCTGAAAGTTTGTGGTATGTTGTGTGTGGTGAAGTTTGTCGCCGAGGCCACAGAGCCAGCATGGGAACGGCTATGATACGGAAACGGAGGCGGTTTGTAACTGGGGTAGTGTTGATTAATGCCAAGGCGGACGTCTGGGCCTTTGGGCTTCCCTCCTTCTGAAGCCATGATCTTTATTGTAGTGTAAAGCTCCTCATTGGGGTCCTCGCCTACGTCATCTGCATGATTTCCATTTACATTAGGCTCCTCTTTTTTCACGAGGGACTCAGTGGGTGCAGTAAGCTCTTCAGCCGTCTCCGGCGCTGGTGTCGAGGGAACACCCTCCTCTTTGGCTCTGGATGGATCTGTGTAATTCTGTGGCCTGAGCTTGCCGCTCTCTACAGTAGTATGCGAACACGTCTCATTCGGATGCAGATCCTTTTGGTGCTGCTCGAGATTACAGAGAAAGGCAAACTCTTtggaacaaacagaacacacaaagaTCTGACCCACTTCGTGGAGCGTCGTCCGGTGGGTCAGCAGAGCCGGTGCATTGCCGAACAGCTGGACACAGAATTCACACTTGAAGGGCCAATCTGCGGCGTGAACCGTGATGTGAACGCTGAGCTCTTTGATGGAGCGGAACGGCTCGTCGCACACGTTGCACACAAACGTCTTGCTGTACGTGGAGTCGCCTTCTTCTGCCTCCGAGGATTTATGAGATGGTTTTTCGGGGGTATCGAGCTGAGGTGAGGGGTCCACACCATCCTGAGGTACATGATTCATAACTGACAATGTGTCTTCACAGTGCTGAGGTTCTTTCTTCACTTTAACATGAAGGAAAGGCTGTGAAGCGAGCGATAGAGATAAATCACATGACGCAGGAGGGGGCGATGAAGATTCTGGTTGGGATGAAAGAGCAGCAAAGTCGGACTTCAGAGACATATCTGTAACCGAGACATCATCTTTGATCTGTTTGCCATTAAGCAAACTGTTGCAAGTTGTAGTCAGAGCATCTTCTGTAGTGGGCACATCTACTGGGACAGATGAGGGGGGGCTTGGTGTTGGAGAATGATAATCAGGATCTTTCAGTGAAGGACTCGGGGAATCAATTCCCTCTGGAATATCctcatctttgttttcttcgGCTGAGAAATTATCCTCAGAGTCTGACGGGATCTTGTGTTCGACAGATCTTGGAGACACTTTGGGTGAAAGGACGGGAAGGGGTCTCAGTGCTGGTGAGTCCGAGGGCTGAGAAAGAGGAGAGCTGGGCATGGTGGGTGGAGATGGTATAGTAGGTAGCACAGGCGGAGGTGGCGTTGGGGACGTCACACTGCAGGTCCCCGGCGAGGAGGGATTCATGGTGACCGGggtcagagagggtggagacGGGTGAGCAGACTCTGACGTGACATTTGGAGAACGAGAATGGAAACAGCTTAGGTTTGCTAAAGTGGAAGGTCCCTCCTCTCCTGGCAAACTCAGCCCCACATACTCATTCATTAACACCTTTTCCAGCATGCTGGTGTTGGGCTTCCTCTTTTTAATTAGCGGCTGCGGCGATGGATTTCCCTTTAATTCAGGCTCAACTGTGGTCTTCCGATGAAAGCTTAAATCAAGCGCTGAATCCCCGAGCACCTTGTTGGAGCTGTCACTTCTCCGGCTGACGGAGTTTGACAGATCCAAGGGCTGCTGATTACAGGCATTTCCCCCACTACTCGAGGAAGCCTGGCCATGCGATGAATTTGCGGAAGTGCTCAGCgactcctcttcttctttgtccAGCAGGCTCTCAGCAGGTGACATGCTGAGGTTTTCAAGCTTTGGCACCTTGGGGCTGTACGAGCTCGCCCCCTCGGCTTTACAACTCTCCATTTTACATACTGGGCTGAGTTGTGGCGACGACGGGGGAGAGCCAGTTCTTCTTTTGAACTTTCCCGAGACCCCTGGCAGCGATGTGACCGACAGCGGGGAGGCCAGTCTATGGCTTTCTGTTATCAGGGTGATGGTGGACTTCTGCATGTCTTgcgtctgcaggagctgcttcaGCTTGGGCGAAAGGTAAACAGTCTTCTCTCGTTGAAATGCTGATGAATCTGCGGGCTGCTGGAAGAGTCCTCCCACTAACAGGTTagacgaggaggacgaagaggatgatgaagatgacggTGTTGTTTCTGTCTCCATTTTAAGGCTGGGAACAAGCGGGGGCGTGGATGTTCTCCTTTTGGCTGCAGGCTGTCCAACATTGGAAATTTGCTTCGCGGCACTGGTTCGAGCCTCCACCTTCAGTGCTTGGCCGCTCTGATTTGGGCTGATTATTACAGTTTCCAGATTAAAGAGAGCCGCGGACCTGGAATCGACCTCGATCACCTCACAGCCGCTCACTGTGCTCGTGGACACAATCTTGCCATCAATGTAGAAGCTCAGGTTCTCAGAGATGTTTTTGGATATGTCGATGGCGTAGTCATCCCTGTCGGCTTCGTCTTCCGTGTCGGCGCTGGGCATGTAGACGGGCGGCGGGCTGGTGCTGGGAGACTCACCGGGCTGCTGCGCCGacgcctcctgcagcagcatgcCTTTCCTGCGCACTCCTTTTGGCAACAGGTGGCGCTCATGAATCCTGCGCTGGTGCCTGCGCATGTTGGTGTGTGTCCCAAACGCTTTGTTACAGTACTTGCATGGATGGAGCTCCTTCGACTCCCCATTTTCATCCAATATAAAAGGACGGTCAGCATGAGACCCTAACTCCTTTCTCTGCATGTCGGAGTTCTGCAGAGGTCCTCCTGTAAACTGGGACCCTATGGCTATATAGTGACTGGTTGGGCTGGTGCAGTCAGGACTTGAATCAGGCTGCACTGCGGGGTTGTGGAGGCTGGCGGCTCCACCCAGGGAGCCGGGCCTTTTCTTAAACCCACTTTCATGCCTTCTCTCGTGCCGCCGCCGTCCCACCTGTGAGCCAAAGGATTTATTGCAGTAGCGGCACTTGAACAGTTGTGCTTGCTGGTTGCTGATGGCGTGGATGTGTATATGACGTTCCAGACCCTGTCTGGTGGAGAAGTGGCGCTCACAGTGCTGACAGGGATATGACTTTCCCTGTGAATCACCATCAAAGTCACCGTCGGGGTCGTAATCAAGGTCAGGATCACCGTCTGGTTCTTGTCCTGCGAGTGAGGAACACTCAGACTTTACCTGCAAGTCCTTATGGCTTTCGTCGCCATGTGTCAGAGACGGGCTCGACTGCTTGTTTTGCATGGAATCAGCTACGAGTGGATGCGGAGCAGTGTGCTCTTGAACTTCGTGGGGATCATCCGTATCGATACcgtcatcctcctcttcctcttctccattTCCCGTGTCCATCAACGCTGCCGACATGTCCCGCACATCTTTACAGTCGGAGCTCTCAAGCGGATAGGCTTCCTGCGAGGCCCCCAAGGAAGacggcccctcctcctcctcctccttcacaccTGGAAACATGTGACAAAGTTTAATCcaagtgaaatgt encodes:
- the prdm2b gene encoding PR domain zinc finger protein 2, which encodes MAITGGAVESLEEVPAHVWKSLPDCLNLGPSAVDGNRIGVWATAAIPKGRRFGPFAGEKKKRSQVTSNVFMWEVYFPARGWMCVDATDPMKGNWLRYVNWAGSSQEQNLFPLEINRAIYYIVLKPIGPGEELLVWYTVEDNPEITAALEEERASSLSRRNSARAKRARRKLLEKARQAGLGGFKKTSGTKPTVKEMWDGEAGVKEEEEEGPSSLGASQEAYPLESSDCKDVRDMSAALMDTGNGEEEEEDDGIDTDDPHEVQEHTAPHPLVADSMQNKQSSPSLTHGDESHKDLQVKSECSSLAGQEPDGDPDLDYDPDGDFDGDSQGKSYPCQHCERHFSTRQGLERHIHIHAISNQQAQLFKCRYCNKSFGSQVGRRRHERRHESGFKKRPGSLGGAASLHNPAVQPDSSPDCTSPTSHYIAIGSQFTGGPLQNSDMQRKELGSHADRPFILDENGESKELHPCKYCNKAFGTHTNMRRHQRRIHERHLLPKGVRRKGMLLQEASAQQPGESPSTSPPPVYMPSADTEDEADRDDYAIDISKNISENLSFYIDGKIVSTSTVSGCEVIEVDSRSAALFNLETVIISPNQSGQALKVEARTSAAKQISNVGQPAAKRRTSTPPLVPSLKMETETTPSSSSSSSSSSSNLLVGGLFQQPADSSAFQREKTVYLSPKLKQLLQTQDMQKSTITLITESHRLASPLSVTSLPGVSGKFKRRTGSPPSSPQLSPVCKMESCKAEGASSYSPKVPKLENLSMSPAESLLDKEEEESLSTSANSSHGQASSSSGGNACNQQPLDLSNSVSRRSDSSNKVLGDSALDLSFHRKTTVEPELKGNPSPQPLIKKRKPNTSMLEKVLMNEYVGLSLPGEEGPSTLANLSCFHSRSPNVTSESAHPSPPSLTPVTMNPSSPGTCSVTSPTPPPPVLPTIPSPPTMPSSPLSQPSDSPALRPLPVLSPKVSPRSVEHKIPSDSEDNFSAEENKDEDIPEGIDSPSPSLKDPDYHSPTPSPPSSVPVDVPTTEDALTTTCNSLLNGKQIKDDVSVTDMSLKSDFAALSSQPESSSPPPASCDLSLSLASQPFLHVKVKKEPQHCEDTLSVMNHVPQDGVDPSPQLDTPEKPSHKSSEAEEGDSTYSKTFVCNVCDEPFRSIKELSVHITVHAADWPFKCEFCVQLFGNAPALLTHRTTLHEVGQIFVCSVCSKEFAFLCNLEQHQKDLHPNETCSHTTVESGKLRPQNYTDPSRAKEEGVPSTPAPETAEELTAPTESLVKKEEPNVNGNHADDVGEDPNEELYTTIKIMASEGGKPKGPDVRLGINQHYPSYKPPPFPYHSRSHAGSVASATNFTTHNIPQTFSTAIRCTKCGNSFDNMPELHQHILACASASDKKRYTPKKNPIPLKQIVKSPNGVVSPTAAAAAGQSAFRRMGQPKRLNFNQDPGKTKMSALSKKKNQLVQKAISQKNKATNSVRKATVKVEEAVPSNVCPHCSREFTYNASLNKHMLVSCPMKPVVKKGKKGQTEEKKEGSDKNMSLRKKASDGEMQAESETKPLGKTRARSSGAADSESVPAGKGKTTAGRLKRPASFPASASARKKAKKGQVQSLPPTPSAQDTPSDAAPRPAMRMQRMGKEAVPKRLAEAKSPPPPPPPPPPPQQQKREERFSLRTRERVGGPVTRSLQMASTVSPAEVKTEEPPVQVSKDIKEVVTK